The following is a genomic window from Tripterygium wilfordii isolate XIE 37 chromosome 19, ASM1340144v1, whole genome shotgun sequence.
AAACGGCAACAAAGATGACAGGGTTTAGCTCACCTTCTTCATGGTGTAAGTTGCTCGTAGTAGCCTTAATCGTGGTGGCTGTTTTGGAGGTGCCGGCGGCGAAGGGGGCAATAAGTCCTAGCCAGTGCAAGGAGGAGCAGAGGCTTCTGGTGAACCAGTGTAGGGCGGTGATCTCGGGAAGTAATGCATCGCCGGCGTGCTGCCAACGGGTAAGGGTGACGCATTGGGAGTGTATCTGCCCGTCTGTGACACCTAAGTTGGCTGCTCTCATCAATGTGGGACATACTATTAAGCAAATTGAAGCTTGTGGAAGGAGTGTCCCTCGCAAATTCAAGTGTGGAAGTAAGTTCTTGTGGACTTCTCACTTCAGCACCAATTTTGGCTTCAAAacgaaaaatgataaagatcgcAACAATTCATATCCTAATTATCTCATCAGTTGTACGTACAGGATTCAAGATGTACATTctgtgcgtacaactcaacagtAACCCAATAGGATAACAACTATTGGGATCCATAACATTACTGAATTCaaaattaatttgttaaaatttaatttggtatAACTCTGGCTGATGATTTGTTTCAAACTACTCTGCAGGCATCACTACTCCATGAGAAGGACCTAGCCTCTTGTAGCTAGCTTGGATGGAATAAACTACAAAGCAATTTCAAGTGTTCAGGGCCTCATGAGTTCCTCctgcttgtttttttttttttttttgttcaatgtaATAATGTACGTGTGAAATCTGCGAAAGATGTTAGCATGTACCATGAATAAGTATTGTTTATTTCAGTCTCTTCACTGATTTGTGCAATGTATGGGAAGGCTAAAAAAGATAAACTTGCGAGATTTCTTTTTAAAGAATATGAATAGTTGATTGGTGTGCTTATTATTTTCTGGAAGAGTAGATTGTGAGTCAAAATATAAAATGCTACATAGGTAAAAGGTTCTCAAACAAACATCAAGGAGGGGATATACTCGTAATTACATTTAAGTGATAATGAAACTCGAATCTCCCTATCCCCATATGGTAATTGTCTTTCGGGATAGATGTTGTAGGGTGTTGATGAAGACCTTCATCTTAGCAAAATTAATAACAATGTTGGGTTGAGTGAAAACTCTCGATTTTGAGAACAaatctcttttctcttttttttttgtttaatttgattgatgTCAATACGATAAATGATTTATCGGCTCTTTATAGCCAAACACTAGTAGTCCTAATATAATACTATCTTATAGTCCTAGTAAAATATTATCTAAGAATACAATTCTAATTAcgtgtctaattttgatgatattaaatcatttatatatgatattgaaacattaaagtaatatttgatttatgtgaattgAATTTGAATGGATAGATCTTATTGATTAAGTGAGGCTTTTGCCTAATTCTATGTGAATATatgctggaaattcagttttgcaAATGAAAtagaatggactaagttaaAGCATCAATTATTCAATTATCATATTTTAACCAATTTAGGtctaaatgacttgaaacttgaaccacatgcacagagggtctaatatatgttctaggactataatcatgagaaattaaatgcatcacatatatatttggtcat
Proteins encoded in this region:
- the LOC119985641 gene encoding uncharacterized protein LOC119985641, with the protein product MTGFSSPSSWCKLLVVALIVVAVLEVPAAKGAISPSQCKEEQRLLVNQCRAVISGSNASPACCQRVRVTHWECICPSVTPKLAALINVGHTIKQIEACGRSVPRKFKCGSITTP